A region from the Nonlabens sp. YIK11 genome encodes:
- a CDS encoding inorganic phosphate transporter, protein MGDIYIYMLIILAGLAITDLVVGVSNDAVNFLNSAIGSKAISFKTIMIIASLGIALGALSSSGMMEVARKGIFNPGEFYFDEIMIVFMAVMITDVLLLDFFNSMGLPTSTTVSIVFELLGAAVCMSLLKIGESDTETFLDLGKYIASDTAIEIVSGILLSVVIAFTIGALVQFLSRLMLTFNYSKRPAFLAGIFGGLSLTSLYYFILVKGLKGADLGALNFIFDYTTDVYTTLGYGFIFWLVFSLIYVYVLKWDIYKLIIILGTFGLAMAFAGNDLVNFIGVPIGAYDAYNVWSAAGSPADFTMDALAGQLPSQRWLLLLAGVVMVLTLWFSSKAQAVVKTSVDLARQDSGTERFKSNALSRYLVRYSILAAEGVERIMPAKASAYISKRFEKAPSLGIVSKNADKPAFDYVRASVNLMVASILISLATSYKLPLSTTYVTFMVAMGTSLADKAWGTESAVYRIAGVLNVIGGWFFTAFSAFTAAAIFAYIIYWGGFYAIIGLVVLAVVLITRSFIMHKRSQTQQKVTDELQKAESNTIQGIIEESSETVATVFKRARDMYSNTLEGLITQDLGSLKSGRKATKKLAVEIDGLRNNIYFFIKNLDEKSIGASKFYIDVLGHLQDISQSLEYISRSSTDHINNNHKSLKFTQIKDLKEIIERIQKIFDDSKKIFKSKEFSGLEKIIYEKRELLQLVDSKIEKQVKRTKNTDESPKNTTLYFGLLLETRDLMNVTIQVAEQYYSEYDASRFDNEESE, encoded by the coding sequence ATGGGAGACATTTATATCTACATGCTCATCATTCTCGCCGGTCTGGCGATCACTGACCTTGTTGTTGGTGTTAGTAATGATGCGGTAAACTTCTTGAACAGTGCCATAGGTTCCAAGGCCATAAGCTTCAAGACCATCATGATCATTGCCAGTCTGGGAATCGCGCTGGGCGCGCTATCCAGCAGCGGTATGATGGAAGTGGCACGTAAGGGAATCTTTAATCCAGGTGAGTTCTACTTTGACGAGATCATGATCGTCTTTATGGCTGTGATGATTACAGACGTCCTCTTGTTGGACTTCTTCAACAGTATGGGATTGCCTACATCCACTACGGTTTCCATCGTTTTTGAATTGTTGGGTGCCGCGGTTTGTATGTCGTTGCTCAAGATAGGCGAGAGCGACACAGAGACTTTTCTGGATCTGGGCAAGTATATCGCCAGTGATACGGCCATAGAGATTGTTAGCGGCATCCTACTATCGGTGGTTATTGCCTTTACTATAGGTGCGCTGGTGCAGTTTTTATCGCGATTGATGCTGACCTTTAATTACAGCAAAAGACCCGCTTTTCTGGCCGGTATTTTTGGCGGTCTTTCCCTAACCAGCTTGTATTACTTCATCCTTGTCAAAGGACTTAAAGGCGCAGACCTGGGCGCGCTTAATTTTATATTTGATTACACGACAGACGTTTATACCACTTTAGGTTATGGATTCATATTTTGGTTGGTATTCAGTTTGATCTATGTGTACGTCTTGAAATGGGATATCTATAAACTGATTATCATTTTGGGAACCTTTGGTCTTGCGATGGCTTTTGCCGGTAATGACCTTGTGAATTTCATTGGTGTGCCAATAGGTGCCTACGATGCCTACAACGTATGGTCTGCAGCAGGTTCGCCAGCAGACTTTACCATGGATGCACTTGCAGGTCAACTGCCTAGCCAGAGATGGTTATTACTACTCGCGGGTGTTGTAATGGTATTGACTTTATGGTTCTCGTCTAAAGCCCAAGCGGTAGTGAAGACTTCTGTAGACCTCGCGAGACAAGACAGCGGTACAGAGCGTTTCAAATCTAACGCCTTGTCTAGATACCTTGTACGTTACTCCATTCTAGCCGCCGAAGGCGTTGAACGCATCATGCCTGCCAAAGCAAGTGCCTACATCTCAAAAAGATTTGAGAAGGCACCATCGCTGGGAATCGTTTCAAAAAATGCAGATAAACCGGCCTTTGACTACGTTAGAGCGTCAGTCAACCTAATGGTGGCAAGTATACTTATTTCTTTGGCAACATCCTATAAGTTACCATTATCCACGACTTATGTGACCTTTATGGTGGCTATGGGAACCTCGCTGGCAGATAAAGCTTGGGGAACAGAAAGCGCGGTGTACCGTATTGCTGGAGTTCTTAACGTAATAGGTGGTTGGTTCTTTACTGCCTTTAGTGCGTTTACCGCAGCTGCGATATTTGCCTATATCATTTATTGGGGTGGCTTTTATGCTATTATAGGATTGGTCGTTCTTGCCGTGGTCTTGATCACACGCAGTTTTATCATGCACAAGCGATCACAGACACAACAAAAGGTGACTGACGAGCTTCAAAAGGCCGAAAGCAACACCATACAAGGAATTATCGAGGAAAGCTCTGAAACGGTCGCTACCGTCTTTAAACGTGCTAGAGATATGTATAGCAACACGCTGGAAGGATTGATTACCCAAGATCTGGGTAGTCTTAAATCGGGTCGCAAGGCCACCAAAAAACTGGCGGTAGAAATCGATGGTTTGCGCAACAACATCTACTTTTTTATCAAAAACCTTGATGAAAAAAGTATAGGAGCCAGTAAATTCTACATCGACGTGTTGGGACATTTACAGGATATTTCCCAGTCGTTGGAATACATCTCGCGTTCCAGTACAGACCACATCAACAACAATCACAAGAGCCTTAAGTTTACGCAGATCAAGGATTTAAAAGAGATCATTGAGCGCATTCAGAAGATTTTTGACGATTCTAAAAAGATCTTTAAGTCTAAGGAATTTAGCGGTCTTGAGAAGATCATTTACGAGAAGCGCGAGTTGCTTCAACTGGTGGACAGCAAGATTGAAAAGCAGGTCAAGCGCACAAAGAATACTGACGAGTCTCCTAAAAACACCACGCTATACTTCGGTTTGTTGCTCGAGACCAGAGACCTTATGAACGTGACCATTCAGGTGGCAGAGCAGTACTATTCAGAATACGACGCGAGCAGGTTCGATAACGAGGAAAGCGAGTAA
- a CDS encoding efflux RND transporter permease subunit translates to MGKKSEKEFGLSSWAINNSTVIWIIIGLVLVLGIQGYFAMPREDYPEVKETKIYISSVYPGNTAEDIERLITEPLEDKLKNLSNVVEILSTSQEDYSIITVEFDEKVSVEEAKQKVKDEVDVETSNEDWPTFNNAKIEPNIFDLKLSEEMPIMNINLRGDYTVRELKEYAEYLQDEIEGLDQIKEASIRGAQELEVEVAVDIYKMTAAQVSFDNVINAVSGGNATMSAGNIKTESQRRTIRILGEITRPDQLENFVVKNEKGPIYLTDIAEVHFQEEDKTTFAREFGDPVVMIDVKKQSGKNTIEAAESIREIIAASQENDRIPDDVEITITNDGSSRTLNQVDDLVNNIIFGVILVVTVLMFFLGFRNALFVGFAIPMSMLMSFIILSFLGYTLNTMILFAMIMGLGMLVDNGIVVVENVYRLMDEEGMSRIKAAKIGIGEIAVPIIISTLTTVAAFVPIGLWPGVMGEFMKYFPITLSIVLGSSLIVAIFFNSMLVSKFMSVDEKKIPFKNLIYITAIMGGIGILIMIFGGAIRGIGSVMVVTVILLWLYKYVVKGWTLRFQKNTLKRLDNAYERFLKYALRGKKPYYLTAGMLVMFVTVLFLYFGVSVASGRTKVEFFPENKPNQIIVYIEYPEGTSIAKTNRTTKEIEDVVYEVLNDPEYIEDGENFLVESAVSQVGEGAGNPQTDGGSAAEMPNKGKITASMREYKYRNGKDSEVLRKKVQEAVQGKFPGIAISVEKDQAGPPAGYPVNIELQGEDYGELIATANRMVKFLNEKNIAPVDELKIDVNKSKPALQVKVDREKAGELGISAGQVGQQLRRSIFGEKAGVYKKDGEDYDIYVRFNDENRYDRSALFNQRITFRDMASGQVREVPVSAVTTQENVSGFSAIKHKDNKRVVTVYSALKPGYTDAGAAVAQIQNEMLDFENLPDDIKIDYTGQLEEQNKQQAFLMTALLGGLALIFFILIFQFSGISKPTIIMISIFLSFIGVFLGLMITGWPFVIMMTMMGIISLAGIVVNNSVVLIDYVDILKLKRREELGIDDDKYLISKEDSFNAIVQAGKARLRPVLLTAITTVLGLIPLAIGLNIDFFSLFSEFDPNIYMGGDNVIFWGPLAWTVIFGLLFATFLTLIIIPVLLYLVHRAKLRFRRKFGDQPEEGEEIPTQTAA, encoded by the coding sequence ATGGGAAAGAAAAGCGAAAAGGAATTTGGTCTCTCCTCATGGGCGATCAATAATTCCACGGTGATATGGATCATAATAGGCTTGGTTCTCGTATTGGGAATTCAAGGCTATTTTGCCATGCCTAGAGAAGACTATCCAGAGGTAAAAGAGACTAAAATCTACATATCCAGCGTCTACCCAGGTAACACTGCTGAAGACATTGAGCGACTCATCACAGAGCCTTTAGAGGACAAGTTAAAAAACCTCTCTAATGTGGTGGAGATTCTATCCACCTCACAAGAGGATTACTCCATCATCACGGTAGAGTTTGATGAAAAAGTAAGCGTTGAAGAGGCCAAACAAAAAGTAAAGGATGAAGTTGATGTAGAGACCTCTAATGAGGACTGGCCTACTTTCAATAATGCCAAGATTGAGCCCAACATTTTTGACCTCAAGCTGAGTGAAGAAATGCCTATCATGAACATCAACTTGCGTGGTGATTATACCGTACGCGAGCTCAAGGAATATGCAGAATACCTGCAGGATGAGATTGAAGGTCTGGACCAGATCAAAGAAGCCAGTATACGTGGTGCTCAAGAACTAGAGGTTGAAGTTGCTGTCGACATCTACAAAATGACGGCAGCTCAAGTGAGCTTTGATAATGTAATCAATGCCGTTTCTGGTGGTAATGCTACCATGAGTGCCGGTAACATCAAAACCGAAAGTCAGCGACGTACCATCCGTATTTTAGGAGAAATTACTCGACCTGACCAGCTGGAAAACTTTGTGGTCAAAAACGAGAAAGGACCTATTTACCTAACTGACATTGCAGAGGTTCACTTTCAAGAAGAAGATAAAACAACCTTCGCACGGGAATTTGGTGATCCAGTGGTGATGATTGATGTCAAAAAGCAATCTGGTAAAAACACCATTGAAGCTGCAGAAAGCATTCGGGAGATCATAGCCGCATCACAAGAAAACGACAGGATTCCAGATGATGTGGAGATCACTATTACGAACGATGGTTCCAGCCGTACGCTCAATCAAGTGGACGACCTTGTAAACAATATCATTTTTGGGGTGATTCTCGTGGTCACAGTTCTCATGTTCTTCTTAGGCTTTAGAAATGCCTTATTTGTTGGTTTTGCGATCCCTATGTCCATGCTTATGAGTTTTATTATTCTAAGCTTTTTAGGATACACCTTAAACACAATGATCCTTTTTGCCATGATTATGGGACTAGGAATGCTTGTGGATAATGGTATTGTGGTGGTTGAGAACGTCTACAGATTGATGGATGAAGAAGGAATGTCACGCATCAAAGCAGCAAAAATCGGTATCGGTGAAATCGCCGTGCCTATCATCATCTCGACATTGACTACCGTGGCGGCTTTTGTCCCAATCGGTTTATGGCCTGGCGTTATGGGAGAATTTATGAAGTATTTCCCTATCACACTTTCCATTGTGTTGGGTAGTTCACTGATAGTGGCCATATTCTTCAATTCCATGTTAGTGTCCAAGTTCATGAGTGTGGATGAGAAAAAGATTCCTTTCAAGAACTTGATTTACATCACGGCCATCATGGGCGGCATAGGAATACTCATCATGATTTTTGGTGGTGCGATACGCGGTATTGGATCTGTGATGGTGGTGACCGTTATTCTTTTATGGCTTTACAAATACGTGGTAAAAGGATGGACTCTAAGATTCCAGAAGAACACGTTGAAAAGACTGGACAATGCCTATGAGCGCTTTTTGAAATATGCCTTGAGAGGGAAAAAGCCCTACTATCTTACAGCAGGTATGTTGGTCATGTTTGTAACGGTGTTGTTCCTCTACTTTGGTGTATCTGTAGCTAGTGGTAGAACAAAAGTGGAATTCTTCCCAGAGAACAAACCCAACCAGATCATCGTTTATATTGAGTATCCTGAAGGTACCTCTATTGCCAAGACCAATAGGACTACCAAAGAGATTGAAGATGTCGTTTATGAAGTTCTCAATGATCCAGAATACATTGAAGACGGTGAAAACTTCCTAGTAGAAAGCGCCGTTTCCCAGGTAGGTGAAGGTGCCGGTAACCCACAAACAGATGGCGGTAGCGCTGCCGAAATGCCCAATAAAGGGAAAATAACGGCTTCCATGCGAGAATATAAATATCGTAATGGTAAAGACAGTGAGGTACTGCGTAAAAAGGTCCAAGAAGCCGTTCAAGGCAAATTTCCTGGTATCGCCATAAGTGTTGAAAAAGACCAAGCAGGACCACCAGCAGGTTATCCTGTGAATATTGAGCTTCAAGGTGAAGATTATGGTGAGCTTATCGCAACAGCAAACCGTATGGTGAAATTCTTGAATGAGAAAAACATCGCACCGGTAGACGAACTTAAAATCGATGTGAACAAAAGCAAGCCTGCTTTACAAGTCAAAGTCGATCGCGAGAAAGCAGGAGAATTAGGCATTAGCGCTGGACAAGTAGGACAGCAATTGCGCAGATCTATTTTTGGTGAAAAAGCTGGTGTCTACAAAAAGGATGGCGAGGATTATGACATCTATGTTAGATTCAATGACGAGAACCGCTATGATCGCAGTGCGCTATTCAATCAGCGTATTACGTTTAGAGATATGGCGAGCGGTCAGGTGCGTGAAGTGCCTGTAAGTGCAGTGACTACACAGGAGAATGTTAGCGGTTTTAGTGCCATCAAGCACAAGGACAACAAACGTGTGGTCACCGTGTACAGTGCGCTCAAACCAGGTTATACCGATGCTGGCGCCGCTGTGGCACAGATACAGAATGAGATGCTGGATTTTGAGAATCTTCCTGATGATATTAAAATCGACTATACTGGGCAGCTAGAAGAGCAAAACAAGCAGCAAGCATTCTTGATGACCGCACTTTTAGGCGGACTGGCTTTGATTTTCTTCATTCTCATCTTTCAGTTTAGCGGTATTTCAAAACCTACCATAATCATGATCTCCATCTTCCTAAGTTTTATTGGGGTATTCCTAGGCTTGATGATTACAGGATGGCCATTTGTGATCATGATGACCATGATGGGAATTATCTCGCTCGCTGGTATTGTGGTAAACAACAGTGTGGTTCTTATTGACTACGTGGACATTCTAAAACTTAAAAGACGTGAAGAGTTGGGAATCGATGATGACAAATACCTTATAAGTAAAGAGGATTCATTTAACGCGATCGTTCAAGCTGGAAAGGCCCGTTTGCGACCTGTATTACTTACGGCAATCACAACAGTTCTAGGACTTATACCACTGGCCATAGGTTTGAATATTGACTTCTTCTCGCTATTTAGTGAGTTTGATCCTAACATTTACATGGGTGGTGACAATGTGATTTTCTGGGGACCACTGGCCTGGACGGTAATCTTTGGATTGTTGTTTGCGACGTTCCTGACACTTATCATCATACCTGTATTGCTCTACTTGGTACACAGGGCAAAGCTAAGATTCCGTAGGAAGTTTGGGGACCAACCTGAAGAAGGTGAAGAAATCCCAACCCAAACGGCAGCATAA
- a CDS encoding efflux RND transporter periplasmic adaptor subunit — MKTKYLYLLLLPVIVACGGGEPSVDELIANGDTESISQKKTELLNQKKELEDEIKAIESYLDKNSVKKEGSLVSVEPIEDTLFNHYIELQGSVDTKQNITVKAETSGILQRVYVTEGQKVSKGQTLAKIDDGGLSQQIEQMKVQAQLAKTTFERQKRLWDQNIGSEIQYLQAKANYESQQNAINSMQQQLAKSVVKAPFAGVIDNVMTEQGNVVSPGMTELFRLVNLDNMYIEVEVPETYIASINEGTDVQIEFPVLGEKMDSKVRQASSFINPANRSFSIEVPVKNEKKNVKPNLTAKLKINDYTNKEAILIPLAVISENQDGEQYVMVAVDRQSGDDFDTAVAKRKLIKTGKTSDNMIEIVNGLEVGDVIIVEGARSVKDDQQIRIKA, encoded by the coding sequence ATGAAAACTAAATATTTATACCTACTGTTATTGCCTGTAATCGTTGCCTGTGGTGGTGGCGAGCCCAGCGTGGACGAACTTATTGCCAACGGTGATACAGAATCGATCTCACAAAAGAAAACAGAATTACTCAACCAGAAGAAGGAACTGGAAGATGAGATCAAAGCCATTGAATCCTACCTGGACAAAAACAGTGTAAAAAAAGAAGGATCGCTCGTGAGTGTGGAACCTATCGAGGATACGTTGTTCAACCACTATATCGAGCTTCAAGGTAGTGTAGATACTAAACAAAACATTACCGTTAAGGCAGAAACTTCAGGAATACTGCAGCGCGTCTATGTGACTGAAGGTCAAAAGGTGTCTAAAGGACAAACTCTTGCCAAAATTGATGACGGTGGTCTCTCTCAACAGATCGAACAAATGAAAGTCCAGGCGCAACTCGCTAAAACGACATTTGAAAGACAAAAGAGATTGTGGGATCAAAACATAGGATCTGAAATTCAATACCTACAGGCAAAAGCTAACTATGAATCCCAACAAAATGCGATTAATTCCATGCAACAGCAACTTGCTAAATCTGTCGTGAAAGCACCATTTGCTGGAGTAATTGACAATGTAATGACAGAACAAGGCAATGTCGTGTCTCCTGGTATGACAGAACTTTTTAGACTTGTCAACCTAGATAACATGTACATCGAGGTAGAAGTGCCAGAAACCTACATTGCATCCATCAATGAAGGTACTGATGTGCAAATTGAATTCCCAGTTTTAGGTGAAAAAATGGACAGTAAAGTGCGTCAGGCCAGTTCATTCATCAATCCTGCCAACCGTTCGTTTTCTATTGAAGTTCCCGTAAAGAATGAAAAGAAGAACGTGAAGCCTAACCTAACGGCCAAGCTAAAAATCAACGACTACACTAACAAAGAGGCCATTTTGATTCCTCTTGCCGTGATTAGTGAAAATCAAGATGGTGAGCAATATGTGATGGTCGCCGTGGATCGTCAATCTGGAGATGATTTTGATACCGCTGTCGCGAAAAGGAAACTGATTAAAACCGGTAAAACAAGCGACAACATGATCGAGATCGTAAACGGTCTAGAAGTAGGCGATGTCATTATCGTTGAAGGAGCACGTAGCGTGAAGGACGATCAACAAATTAGAATAAAAGCATAA
- a CDS encoding TolC family protein, with protein sequence MNRLSYVTLILMFFAFAKANSQQTTTGLESYAFTLEEAIDFALSNNYQALNAKRDIAAALKQKWETTATGLPQVTGTADYQNQLKQPITPLPGEIAGGEPGTFVPVAFSPKQSANLTATLSQIIFDGSYIVALEASKTFLDFSENSNNKTKLEVRKGVINAYGGVLLSQENVDIVTRNLETVEKNLNETRKIYENGLTEEEDVEQLQITYLQLTNQLNSARRQTEIAMNMLQLALGIDLKETITLKDDLESLALKTIDPALTNENLNLEQSVDYQIARNLSEQRRLEYKLERSKALPKVTAFVNYGTQAFDDDFVFFNSNTQWFQQSIAGLSINWPVFTSFGRKARVDRAKIAWDQALTDQVRAEQEIELEYERAVNEYQLAIDTYFTSKQNLQLAERIENKNEIKFTEGIATSFDLRQAQTQLYEAQSEYLNSMYQVITNKAALETVLNTPEYLTNNDQD encoded by the coding sequence ATGAACAGATTATCCTATGTGACGTTGATTTTGATGTTTTTCGCTTTCGCGAAAGCGAACTCGCAACAAACCACAACTGGTCTGGAGAGTTATGCTTTCACTCTGGAAGAAGCCATCGATTTTGCGCTCAGCAACAACTACCAAGCCTTGAACGCCAAGCGAGATATCGCCGCAGCGCTCAAGCAAAAATGGGAAACTACAGCAACTGGCCTGCCGCAAGTCACTGGTACGGCAGACTATCAAAATCAGCTCAAACAACCCATCACGCCACTACCAGGAGAAATTGCTGGCGGCGAGCCTGGAACTTTTGTTCCCGTAGCATTCTCGCCTAAACAGAGTGCTAATCTTACGGCCACTCTTTCCCAGATCATCTTTGACGGTAGCTACATTGTGGCGCTGGAAGCCTCAAAAACATTCCTGGATTTTTCTGAAAATTCCAATAACAAGACTAAACTGGAAGTGCGCAAAGGTGTCATCAACGCTTATGGCGGCGTGCTATTATCCCAAGAAAACGTGGATATCGTAACCCGGAATCTTGAGACAGTAGAAAAAAACCTCAACGAGACTCGCAAGATTTACGAGAACGGACTTACTGAAGAAGAAGATGTCGAGCAATTACAAATCACATATTTACAGTTGACCAACCAGCTCAACAGCGCGCGTCGACAAACTGAGATTGCGATGAATATGCTCCAACTGGCTTTAGGAATTGACCTTAAGGAAACCATTACCTTAAAAGATGATTTGGAAAGTCTGGCCCTAAAAACCATCGATCCTGCGTTAACCAATGAGAACCTCAACCTGGAGCAAAGCGTGGATTATCAAATTGCTAGAAACCTTTCTGAACAACGCAGACTGGAATACAAACTGGAACGCAGCAAGGCGTTGCCTAAAGTCACTGCCTTTGTGAATTATGGGACGCAAGCATTTGATGATGATTTTGTGTTCTTTAATAGCAACACGCAATGGTTCCAACAGTCCATTGCTGGATTGAGCATTAACTGGCCCGTGTTTACTTCTTTTGGTAGAAAGGCGCGAGTGGATCGTGCAAAAATTGCATGGGATCAAGCATTGACAGATCAAGTGCGTGCAGAACAGGAAATTGAGTTGGAATATGAACGTGCCGTCAATGAATATCAACTGGCGATAGACACCTATTTCACAAGCAAACAAAATCTGCAGCTCGCAGAGCGCATTGAAAACAAAAACGAAATAAAATTTACAGAAGGTATCGCTACCAGCTTTGATTTGAGACAGGCACAAACCCAACTTTATGAAGCACAAAGCGAGTACCTCAACAGTATGTATCAGGTCATCACAAATAAGGCTGCCCTAGAGACCGTACTCAACACACCAGAATATCTAACCAACAATGACCAAGACTGA
- a CDS encoding TetR/AcrR family transcriptional regulator — METKELILTESLDMFINHGFKSVTMDEIANKMGMSKKTLYTHYKNKSELVAATSLHMCHHICNGVEKISTCEDRNPIEELYEIKSYVMRELKGDNTSSIYQLQKYYPEIHKLVNKQMYDFMDNCIYRNVERGIELGLYRDNIDKTFVARMYFIGIQGIKDISIFPVDQFPQDKLYDQYLEYHLRGIVTPTGRKILNQLTQSNHD, encoded by the coding sequence ATGGAAACTAAAGAACTAATTTTAACGGAGTCGCTGGACATGTTCATCAACCATGGTTTCAAAAGTGTGACCATGGACGAGATTGCCAACAAGATGGGAATGAGTAAGAAGACGCTCTACACCCATTATAAAAACAAGAGCGAACTGGTCGCAGCCACCTCGTTGCACATGTGTCATCACATATGCAATGGTGTTGAAAAAATCTCTACCTGTGAGGACCGCAATCCCATTGAGGAGCTTTATGAGATCAAGAGCTATGTCATGCGGGAACTCAAAGGTGACAACACCTCTTCTATTTATCAGCTTCAAAAGTACTATCCTGAAATACACAAGCTGGTCAACAAACAGATGTATGATTTTATGGACAACTGTATCTATCGCAATGTAGAAAGAGGCATCGAGCTGGGACTTTACCGCGATAATATTGACAAGACCTTTGTTGCACGCATGTATTTTATTGGCATTCAAGGAATAAAGGATATTTCCATTTTTCCAGTAGATCAGTTCCCACAAGACAAACTGTACGATCAATATCTGGAATATCACCTGCGCGGTATCGTCACGCCTACCGGACGTAAAATATTGAACCAACTAACCCAATCAAACCACGACTAA
- a CDS encoding polyprenyl synthetase family protein, whose amino-acid sequence MTSMEHLRSQFLEYLQQKVTLTEPAGLYDPVHYILQLGGKRLRPLMTLMSAQMYGAPVTSAMDAAVAVEVFHNFTLLHDDIMDAADLRRGQATVHKKWDVNTGILSGDAMMIMAYQQFLSYEPKTFYDLNKLFSKTALEVCEGQQYDVDFETRDDVTVDEYLLMIKLKTSVLVGCALQMGAIIAQKNIAEQEKIYNYGIELGMAFQLMDDYLDAFGDPETFGKEVGGDIRENKKTYLYLKSIDNKDFATELKDLFAQDYRSLTDQEIEDKKDRAKELFVNSGGANRTLEAIEDYTQKALKTIESLDMEKEHKTILKKFSQDLMSRIS is encoded by the coding sequence ATGACATCAATGGAACACTTGCGATCCCAATTTCTAGAATACCTGCAGCAAAAGGTAACTTTAACAGAGCCTGCCGGGCTTTACGATCCCGTACATTACATCCTGCAACTAGGCGGCAAGCGATTGCGACCATTAATGACTTTGATGAGCGCGCAGATGTATGGCGCGCCTGTCACCAGTGCCATGGATGCCGCTGTAGCCGTTGAGGTTTTTCACAACTTCACCTTGTTGCATGATGATATTATGGATGCTGCAGACTTGCGTCGTGGCCAGGCTACGGTCCATAAAAAATGGGATGTCAATACCGGTATTTTGAGTGGTGATGCGATGATGATCATGGCCTATCAACAGTTTCTATCCTATGAGCCAAAAACCTTTTACGATCTAAACAAACTATTTTCAAAGACAGCCCTTGAGGTTTGTGAAGGCCAGCAGTATGACGTGGATTTTGAAACTAGGGATGATGTTACTGTTGATGAATATCTATTGATGATCAAGCTCAAAACATCAGTTTTAGTAGGTTGTGCCCTGCAAATGGGAGCGATTATTGCGCAAAAGAATATTGCAGAGCAGGAAAAAATCTACAACTATGGTATCGAGTTGGGAATGGCATTTCAATTGATGGATGACTATCTGGACGCCTTTGGTGATCCAGAGACTTTTGGAAAGGAAGTAGGTGGTGATATTAGAGAAAACAAGAAAACCTATCTGTATTTGAAATCCATCGACAACAAAGATTTTGCTACAGAACTAAAAGATCTTTTTGCTCAGGACTACCGCAGTCTGACCGATCAAGAAATTGAAGATAAAAAGGACCGAGCAAAAGAACTTTTTGTCAATAGCGGTGGCGCTAATCGCACACTGGAAGCGATTGAAGATTACACTCAAAAAGCCCTCAAAACCATCGAGTCACTCGATATGGAAAAGGAGCACAAAACGATCTTGAAAAAGTTCTCTCAAGATCTTATGTCTAGAATAAGTTAA